One window of the Gammaproteobacteria bacterium genome contains the following:
- a CDS encoding pyridoxal-phosphate dependent enzyme — MKPVGPIDLADIRAARERIAGAAIRTPLVRLGAAGASAEVWLKLECLQPIGSFKIRGAANAMALADRARLARGVYTGSAGNMAQGVAYEARRRGIPCRVIVPDTAPAAKLDAIARLGATSVPVPFAEWWAVLRDYGHPGEKGFFVHPVSDPAVIAGNGTIGLEVVEDLPDVRAVVVPFGGGGLSCGIATAVRALRPETRVFAAEVETAAPLAASLRAGRPVDVPYKRSFVDGIGGAGLLPGMWPLARALLAGSRVVSLADVREAIRLLAERAHVVAEGAGGAAVAAGLGDLPGVGDGPVVAVVSGGNIDARVLAAILEGRAP; from the coding sequence ATGAAGCCGGTCGGGCCCATCGACCTGGCCGACATCCGGGCGGCGCGCGAGCGCATCGCCGGAGCCGCCATCCGCACGCCGCTGGTGCGCCTGGGGGCGGCGGGGGCGTCCGCCGAGGTGTGGCTCAAGCTCGAGTGTCTGCAGCCCATCGGGTCGTTCAAGATCCGGGGAGCCGCCAACGCCATGGCGCTCGCCGACCGCGCCCGGCTGGCGCGCGGGGTCTACACCGGGAGCGCCGGCAACATGGCCCAGGGGGTCGCGTACGAGGCCCGGCGGCGCGGGATCCCCTGCCGGGTGATCGTTCCGGACACCGCGCCCGCGGCCAAGCTGGATGCCATCGCTCGGCTGGGAGCGACCTCCGTCCCGGTACCGTTCGCCGAGTGGTGGGCCGTGCTGCGCGACTACGGCCATCCCGGCGAAAAGGGGTTTTTCGTCCACCCGGTCAGCGACCCGGCCGTGATCGCCGGCAACGGCACCATCGGGCTCGAGGTCGTGGAAGACCTGCCGGACGTGCGCGCGGTGGTGGTTCCCTTCGGCGGGGGCGGGCTCTCGTGCGGGATCGCCACGGCTGTGCGCGCGCTGCGGCCGGAGACGCGGGTGTTCGCGGCCGAGGTGGAGACGGCGGCCCCGCTGGCGGCGTCGCTCCGGGCAGGCCGGCCGGTGGACGTCCCGTACAAGCGGTCGTTCGTGGACGGGATCGGGGGCGCCGGCCTGCTGCCCGGAATGTGGCCGCTGGCCCGCGCGCTCCTGGCCGGGTCGCGGGTCGTGTCGCTCGCAGACGTCCGCGAGGCGATCCGGCTGCTGGCCGAGCGCGCGCACGTGGTCGCGGAGGGGGCGGGCGGGGCGGCGGTGGCGGCGGGGCTGGGCGACCTTCCCGGCGTCGGCGACGGCCCGGTCGTCGCGGTGGTGTCGGGCGGCAACATCGACGCGCGCGTGCTCGCGGCCATCCTCGAGGGCCGGGCGCCCTGA